ACCTTGCTGCTGGAACTGCAATGATTGCATCTCGTTTATCAGGTGAAAAGCAATCAATTGCTATGAACGATCTTATAACATTATTGCCAGGTATGCTTGACCAATTTCACCATGAACTATTTGCAACTGCACAAGCACGTTATGAAAAAATGTGGCATAAAATTGAAAAAATTGAAAACTTTGGTAAACAGCTTGAAGAGCAAGCTGGTATTTATCAGACTGGTTGGTGTCGCGATGCAGCATGTGAACAGCTATTAAAGCCGTTTACTGGTTCAATTCGATGCTTACTGAGTGATAGACAAGAGATGAAAGAATGCTTTGGTTGTAATAAGCCAAGCGTTGTGGACGTAATTGCCGGAAAATCATATTAATTGAAAGAAAAATTATGAAAACTCATTTGACTTACGAATTCGTTCAAAGTTTAATTTTCGGTGAAGAGATTGAAAAATTAGAGATGATTTTCACTAAAGTTCCAAATATTGATGTAAATTATACTGATAAAAATGGTTACTCTTTACTTTGTTTTGCTATTCATTTTGGTAAATTAAAATCGGTGCAATTTTTAATTGAAAAAGGCGCTGATATTCATCAAAAAAATCCTGAATTTTACTCAGAAGCACCTTTGCATTTAGCGGCTCGTGATTTTAATGCTGAAATTATTCAAGCGTTACTTTCTGCAGGGGCTGATATTAATGCGCTTAATACAGAAAATCAGACTCCATTAATTTTTGCACTTGGTCATGAAAAAGCTGACATAGCTTTATTTAAAGATGCTGGTGCAGACTTATTGATACAAGATAAATACAATAAAACAGCTTTGCATTACGCAGCTCAAGCAGGTCATATTACAGCTATTCAAGATTTATTAGCAGCTGGCTTAGACCTTCATGCACAAGATGATGCTGAAAATAATGTTTTACATTATGCAGCTCGTGCGCACAATCATGAAGCATTACAGTTGTTGATTGCAGCTGGTGCTAACATTGAAGCATGCGATATGTACGGACATACTCCATTGCACATTGCAGCGATGTTTGCAGAAGAAGCTTCAAGCCAAAAAGTAGCAATCTTGATTGCAGCTGGTGCTAACATTCATGCAACAAGCAAAGACGAAGCAACTCCATTGTGTATGGCTGTGCAAGCAGGTTCTTTAGAAGCTGTACAAGCTTTAGTTGCTGCAGGCGCTGATATTCATGCAAAAAGAACAAATCCAATCTTAAGCATGCAATTTAACATGAAATTTGTGAATGATACGTTATTGCATAAAGCTGCAATTAATGGTCATGCTCACATTGTTGCATTCTTGCTTGAAAAAGGCATTGAAATCAATGCGCAAGATGATATTTCAGCTTCAGCATTGCATTATGCTACAGCAGCTGAAAGCTTTGATGTTGTTAAGTTATTAGTAGCAGCTGGTGCAAATCTTAACATTGTTGATAAAGATAATGCAACTCCATTACATGTTGCAATTATTACGCATAAAAATAACGAACTGATTCAATATTTAATTGATGCAGGCGCTGATATTAATATGCCTGGTAAACATGGTAACACGTTATTGCATTATGCAGTAAAAGATCAAAACATTGCAATTACCAAACTATTAATCCGTGCTGGTGTGAACAGATCACTTGCAAATGATGGCGGCAAAGCAGCTGTACATTATGCAAAATCTAAAAAAATCAGAGAATTACTAGCGTAATATTTGAATGTATATTTTATAGGAAAGTCGCCTTGAGTAATATCAAGGCGACTTTCATTTTTTTGATCAAGTCTTATTTCCAAAATCTATGCTTTTTGGAAATAAGACTTGATTTTTACCTTTGCTATTTCCAAAATTTGCTATAATTGGAAATAGCGATACAGTTATTTTCATACATTAACGTTTTTGGAAATAGTGATACAAAAGGAGTGGCCATGCGTGAAACTGGACAGTATAACATTTTAGGTGATATTCATTTTTTTACACCATATGATTTACCCCCACGTAATCCATCATTTCAATTAACTCCTGAAATATTAGAATTTTATAGTCAGGCAATGTATAACTTGGGGAGTCTTAACGAAACAAGTAAGCGATTGCCCGATCAAAAAAGATTTATAAAAGCTTACATTATCAAAGAAGCTTTATTATCAAGCGCTATTGAAGGTATTCATACAACGTTGGTAGATGTGTTAACGCATACTCAAGATGAATCCGCAAAAGCTACTAAAAACACTCAGCTCGTTATAAATTATATACAAGCCTTGGATGTTGCGATCGAGATGATGCAGCATCAAAAATTACCAATATGTTCACGCATGATTCTTGCTGCTCACAGCGCCTTATTATCAGATATTGATGGTAATAAAGCAACGCCAGGAGTGTATCGCAAGCAAACCGTCAAGGTTGGTAATTTAGTTCCGCCCATGGCTACAATAATTCCTGAATTGATGAGTACTCTAGAAAAATATATACATGAAGATCAATCTTTACCGCCATTAATTCAAGCAGGTCTCGTACATCTTCAATTTGAAACAATTCATCCATTTTTAGATGGTAATGGCAGAATCGGGCGGTTATTAATTATTTTGATGTTGATGAATAATAAATTGTTAGATGATCCAATTTTGTACATTTCATATTATTTCAAAAAACATCATGCACAATATTACCAGGCACTTGATCGAGTTCGTACTCATGGGGACTTTGAAGGTTGGATATCTTATTATTTGCAAGCAGTTGCTCAAAGTGCTCTTGATGCAAACATACGAATAAAAGCGATAGAATCTTTAGAACGTCAGTTGCAAGAACTTATCAAATTAGATCCTCAATTATCTAAAGTCCAAGATTTATCATATGCTGTTCTGAGCTCTTTTTTTGCTACTCCAATTTCAACAATCGCGCGCCTTAATAAAATTATTAATAAATCTTATAATACGACACAGAGAATTCTTACTAAATTTGTTGAACTTGGCATGATTACTCAGTCATCGCATAAACGTGATAAAGAATATCGATTTGATCAATATTTAGATCTTTTAGAAAAAGAGTATTAGGTTCCGTTGAGCTCTTAAAATAAATAAAAAACAATAACAAAAACATCCTACGTTTTTTACAAAAACTCCGGAAAACGAGACCCCCGGCGGGGGGTGAATCGCTAAAATTTTATAAAAAAGCGAATAGTGGCCGCCGCCGCCACGGTCGCAAAAGCGCAAGCGTAGGCTTATGGTAAGTAATTTAAAGGTTAACTACAAAATTCAACAGAACCTAAAAATAAATCAGGCTATGTGAACTAAATTTACATGTGCACAACAACCTACGATATCGCTTCGCTTATCTTGGGAAACATGGTCGACTACGTCCACTTTACGATTTTTTATGAAGAATTTAGTAGCAAGCTGCCGTGAATTTTATGCCAAAAACGAAGTGAAATTTGGGAAATTAAACCCGGCTCAGATTTAAAAAGAGTGCATCAGGCCCACCGGCCTCCCGACCCCCGAAGTTTTCATAGAAAACGAAGGGCAAAACTCTATAGTAAAAATTTGGTTCACAGAACCTAGAGAAATAATGGGAATATGTAATGTATATAACCCAGTCAACCAGTTGTACGTTATGTCTAAATTATATACTCTTAATAAGAGGAAAAATTATTGTGACAATTAGAAAAATTTAAAAAGTAGGGTGATGTATGAAGAAAAAATATAGTTTGTTGTTTTGTGTATTGTTTTTTATTGCTTTAGGCTGTAAAACTGCTCAAGGAGATGATTTTCATGCTAATAATGTGAAATTTATTAGCTTTATTATGGAGCAATCAATAGATCAAGAAAAAAATTTAACGTATTCTCAGTATCGTTGTGAAGTTTATAAGCTTATTTTGGACTCTATAAATTTAGCAAAAAATATTAATGATGCGCAATTTATTCAAGATATTGAAAAATTGAATATTAAATTTTACGGAGGAGCTCATTATGGGTATCAGGCAAATCCTTTGTTACAACTTGCTTATTTAACAAAAAATGATGATCAGCAAAAGATATGGTTGAAATGTCATTATGATTTTTTAGTCTCTTATCTTCAAGCTAAAAATCAAAAAGATAAAGATAAAGCAATCGATATGCATGCTGATGTAATGGTTAAATTTTATCAGATTGATGAACGAAATGGATTCCTTTTAGGAACTAATTATTATCAACATAATGCTCACGCACATAATAAAAAATACCTTGAAACTGTTTGTCAGATGCATGATAAAAATAAAGCATTTAATAATTATATTGGAGCAATCGATAAGCTTATTTTGAACTATGCAAATAATTCTGAACAACTAGATGATAATGTATTAAGAGAAAAATTAGCTGAAATAAAAGTGAAACATGCTTCTGTATATAACCAGGATTCTTATGCTTTAGATTTGGCTCGAGTAAAAGGATTAATCCAGCTTGCACGACGAGATAGTCAAACAAAAAAATATTTACAATCAACTTTAGACTTTTTTACAAAGCTGGATGTTACTTTAAAGAGTGAAAAACGTGATGCATTAATTAATTCTTTTGCAGATGAATTTATTTTATCTTTATCGATGAATATAAGAAATGATAATGTGGTCGTACTCAACAATAGAGCAATGAATAAGATGATAGAGTGCATTATAGAGCTTGATAATCGACGTCAGTTTGATGCTGATGTTTATAAAAATGCATCAGATCGATTAATTCATAAAGAAGTTATGAAAAATCAAGATGAAGAAGAAAAATCTTATAAAAAAGATGTAAGTAAATTTCTTTTAGAGATGAATAATATACACGATAATGCCAAAAAATTAAAAAAAATAGAAGAATTTGCTCCTCGGTATGCAGAAGGTAAAAAATCTTATACTAAGTTGAGATTAGCGCCTATTAAAACACAAGACGGGAAAATTCTTGCCAAATATTTTGAACTATAAATTTATAGTTCAGAGAATTATGAGGTTAAGAAATAATTTTTAATAGGAAAGTCGCCTTGAGTAATATCAAGGCGACTTTCCTATTTTTGATCAAGTCTTATTTCCAAAAAGTATAAAACCATTTCCTATGAGGCCAAATTGAATTAATTATTATTTTTAATAATTTTTGATATGCTGAATTGTATAAATCATACATGTATTAAAACTTAGGTTATGTCATGAAATCTATACAATTAATTTTTTCTCTTTTCGTTTGCTTGCAAGTAAACTTCATGCATGCATCTGAAAAATATGCACAACAACAAGATAATGTAAATAAAGTTGACTATAGTTCTTTACAAATAGATTCTATGAGTAAGCAGTCTGCTATGGAGTTTACCTTGTTACAATATTTAGGTGCTTCTGTATTTCATGGAAATAAAGAAGCATTGCAAGATAAAAAAATACTGCATACTTTCCATTGCAAACAAAATAAAAAAGATATAAGCACGACTCAGCAGCAAGAGATGAATCTTGTCGAACAATGTTATCCTGGTTTTTTTTCAGATGATGAAGGATCTGATTTAAGCGGTCGGCATTATAAAGATGTATATAATACAAATGAACAGATAAAAAATAAATTTTTAGAAATTTTAGACCGTTCACTGCATGAAAATAAGAATCTTAATTGTTATAAAAATGATCCAATATTTTCGCATGTTATGCAGCATAAAAATGGTTATATGCAAGAGAGAGTTAATACATGGCTGAGTGAGTGGGCTTTTTTAAAAAATGATAAATTATTTCCTTTATTACCATCATTACCTTCATTATCATGTAGTATTCTATTAGATCATGTTGAAATTGCTCACATGTTGCTAGCAATACCTGAAATTAATACAAATATTCCAAAAGAGATAAACTTCTTACATTGTTCGGCTTATTATGGTTCTAAAAAAGTTATAAAATATCTTCTGACAATGCCTGATTGTGATGTAAACACAAAAAATTATTCTGGGCAGACAGCACTCCATTATGCTGCTGAGGAAGGTTTGGTAGATGTTATAGAACTCTTATTAACAGCACCAAATATTGATGTGAATATTCAGGATGAAGATGGCCAGACTTGCCTTCATTATGCTATTCTTGAAGATAAAAATGATAGTGTAAAATATTTATTAACAGCGCCCGGCATACAGGTAAATATTCAGGATGAAGATGGTTTTACACCATTACATACTGCTGTTTATACTCATAGAGCTGAAATGGTAAGATCTTTATTATCATCGCCCGATATACAGGTAAATATTCAAGATCAAAATGGTAATACGCCATTACACAATGCTATTCGATTGAATTATAGCGACATTGTAGAGCTGTTATTAGCAGTACCAGAAATTAACGTAGATATTGCAAATGAAGACGGTTGTTCTGCGTTTGATTTGCCAAAGACAGAAGCGGTGAGAGCACTTTTTTTACAGGCGGGTTTTAATTGTAGTAAAATAACACTGATACAATTAGATCCAGAAAAGACATTATCACTACTCCGTGTTATTACTTTACATGGTATCAACATTGCACAATTACCTGTAAAAGCAATACATGAAGATAATGTTGAGCAGTTACATTTACCAGAGATAGAATTGTTACGAGCAATTCTTATACTTCTAGGGGAAGAAGGAATTTTGCTTGAAGGTACAGAGCCTACACAAGAAATTTCTACACATGTAAACAAACTTTTATATTTTGCTATACACCATGGTTTGACAAATGCAGTACAACTATTGTTAAAAATCCCTGAAATTAATATAAATAGTCAAGATGAGGATGGTGAATCTTCATTACATTATGCTGTAAAGTCTGATAGAGCTGATATTGTAAAGTTGTTGTTAGCAAGACCAGAAATTGATGTCAATATTCAAGATAAAAATGGTGACAGCCCATTAGATTATGCTTTTGAAGCAAATAGAATTAATATTTTACAGCTTTTATTTGCAGTACCACAAATTAATCTCGATATTGAAAGTCAAGAGGACCAAGTTTCATTAGATGATGCTGATGATGTTGTTGAATATACTATATTGGTCATTAAACAGTTATTAAAAAAGGCACGAAATAGCAACATAGATATCAACATTCTCAGACATTTAATGCTAAAATAGATGGTAATAATTTTTATACTATCTGGTTGTGTACATTGCATGTAAAAAATTAAGATACAAGCCTGTGATATCGCTTTGCTCATCTTTTAAAACATTGGTGGCGACAACATTACGCTTTTTTTATATAAATAAATAGTGCATGAGGCCAACCGGCCAGCAGATTATCAAAGTATTTGTAGAAAACGTAGAGTGAATTTTCAGAGTAGAAATTTGGTTTGCACAGCCTACACTGTTATTAAAAAAATATCTATATTGTCACTATTTTGCTAAACTATATATAAACACAGGCTTTGTAAAAACCTCTGTTTATTATGTAATCTATGCATAATGTATTGCAATCTATAAAAACATCCTGAATTCAAGGAACCTATTTCATGAAATTTCAAAAAAAATTGGCAAAACGTGCTGAAAAACGTGAAGCAAAAAAAATAGAAAAGAAACCTGTGAAAAACAACCAACCATTTTTAAGCAGCAGAGACATTGACGGCAATAGCGCTTTGCACAATGCAATTTTGCATGACAATCTAGAATTAGTTAAAAGTTTAATCGATTCTAAAAAAGCTGATTTGAACATTAAAAATCATTTGAAAGATACTCCACTTGGTTTAGCTTTGTTGTTGCAAAAACTGCCTGCAGCTCAAATGTTGATTGAAGGTGGTGCAGATATTAACATTCAAGATGACGACAGTTATGCTCCGCTGCATGATGCTGCTGGGTACGGAAATTTTGAACTCGTGCAACTGTTAATCAAAGGCGGTGCAAATATTCATGCTCTTGATTGTGACCAACAAACACCATTATTCCATGCGGTGATTTCAACTAATTTTGATGCGGTTAAGGCGTTGCTTGAAGCAGGCTCAGAATTGAATATTAAAAATTACTTAGGCAAAACGCCATTACACGAAGCTGTGATGACTGACAATGCTGAAATGGTACAACTATTTTTACTTAACGGCGCTGATGTGCATGCGCAAGATGATAACGGTTACACTCCATTACACAATGCTGCTGGTACAGGCGATGCTGATATTGCTCAAATTTTATTAAATGCTGGTGCTGATGTAAATCAAAAAAGTAAATTTATGGACCAGCCAATGCACATTGCTGCATCATCTGATAAAATTAGAATTATCAAAACATTGGTTGCTGCAGGTGCTACCATCAATGAACAAGATATGGACGGAATTACACCACTGCATGTTGCTGCAGCGATGGGCCACCCATTAATTATCGAATATTTAATTGCACAGGGTGCAAGCTTAACAACAAAAAATAAGCATGGCCAACGTCCTGTTGATTGTTCAAAAAATAAAAAGACTAAAGAACTTATAGAAAATTGTAAAAAGGCATAATTATGACAACCAATCCGTATGGTAATAGCGCATTGCATGAAGCTGCGTGTAATGGTGACGTGCAAGCAGTTACTGATTTGTTAAATATTTTAGCAGAAGTAAACGCTCGCAATAAAGATGATGAAACTCCTTTGCATTTAGCAACTCTGCGTAATCAGACTGACACAATCAAACTGTTAATTGCTGCACAAGCTGATGTTGCTGCGGTAAACCGCTTTAATAATACTCCATTACATAACAGCACAATTTGTGGCAACACTTCAATTGTTGGTTTGTTAATTAAATCTGGCGCCCAGGTAAACGTTCAAAATTACAAAGGTAACACACCGTTACATCTTGCAGTTTTGCATCAACACAACGACATTGTGCAAAATTTAATTCGCCGTGGCGCTGATGTTAACCTACGAAATAACAAAGGCCAAACTGCCCTTGATCTTGCACAAACAGAAGCAATGAAAACCTGGTTACTATAATTTTAAAAAAAATACAGCCTACGATTTTGTAGTTACAAAATCTCCGGAAATATGGTGGCGGCGGCCACTACACGCTTATGAAAAATACATGAAATTAACAAACATAACAGTTACTAAATTATTATGCTAAAACTAGACTTTATAATAAGTTAAAGTAAGTATATTTCAGGTGTTTTTGCTGAAAATTCGAATTAGTCCCGCCGGACTTAATTTCCCCCAAGCTGCATAGCAAGCGTAGGGCAAAACAAATCTAACAACACAAGCAAAGGAGTTTTGTAACCATGAGTCTACGAGATTTCGATAAAGTATATAACAACAGCCCTTTACACATCGCTGTTGAAAATGATGATGTACAAACAGTAACAACATTGTTAAGCAACAGTGCAAAATTAGAGGCTCGTAACAGCAAGGGCAGAACTCCTTTGCATGGTGTGACAAATTATAAAATAGTAAAAGATTTACTTGCAGCTGGTGCTGATGTGGATGCACTTGATAAAGAAGGTAATACGCCGTTACACACTGCTATTTTACGTAAATGTGTCCCGATTGTTCAAATACTTTTACAAGCTGGCGCAGACGTTACGATAAAAAATAGTTACAAGGGTGATACGCCATTACACGTTGCAGTTGATCCGTTATACCGGCATGGTACCATGACCCAATTATTGGTGAAATCTGGTTCACCAGTTAATCAGCAAAATAATTTTGGTGAAACACCATTGCACATTGCTTATAAAAATAGTACAGGCCCAATCGATCGCAATATTATTAAAATATTAATTGATAACGGTGCAGATATTTCAGTCAAAAACAGTGCTGGCAAAAAACCTGCTGATCATAAAGATAATGCGTTGCATGATGCAGTGCGTTCTGGTGAAAGTAAAGATATCACCAAAATATTAATGTCGAAAACTGATATTAATTTTCAAGATATTTATGGTCGCACGGCGCTTTGTCATGCGGTATCAAAACCAGGAATAGAGGCAGGAGTTATCAGAAACTTGTTTACTGCTGGAGCTGACGCAAATATTGCTGATGCTGTTAACAGTTCTCCTTTGCATCAAGCGGTTATTCTTGGAAATATTTCGATTGTTCGATTGTTACTTAATGCAGGTGCAGTTGTTAACAAACAAAATAATGATGGAGATACACCGTTACATCTTGCAGTAAAAGCTGGCTCACGAAAGGCATTTCGTCATTATGCAGCAATTGTAAAAGTTTTAATCGATCACAAAACTGATCTTACACTCAAAAACAATGCTGGTAAAACGGCAGCAGAGTGCGCAGTTTTAGATAACATTAAAAAACTATTTGCATAGCACGCCATACATTTTTATAAAAATTAAAAAGTCGTACTGAACTTGTAATATTCAGTGCGGCTTTTTTGCTGTCACATAGTTACATTGCGTCAACCAAAATTTTATGAAAAAGTTTTGCTCTTCATTTATTATCAAAACTCCGTGAATATGCTGACCCGTGGGCATGATGCATTCTTTTTTAGATTAAAAAGCGTAATTTGGCCGCCATCACTACTGTTTTAAAAGATGAGCGAAGCGATATCGCAGGCTTGTATCTTGATTTTTAAATTTTTGTTCACATAATATCGATCTATTATTTTTAATTTCTTTGCAAATTTTAAGGTAATCGTTATTATTTTTTGCATCTACTTTTTTTATTTATTATTTCAAAGGTTTCTGCATGTCAATAAAATATATGAGCATTTCGATTATTTTATTAGCTGTTTCTTCTCATCTTATTATCAGCCAAGAAGAAAATAATACTATCTTAAAGTCAAATTCATCTGCATCTATCAGTTCATCAGGATCATGGGAAGAGATTTATTTTGATCATGGACCATTATATTATGATACTGAATTTGAAATTGTTCATGCTACAGAAAAAGAAAGAGATGATTTTTTAAATAAATTGTTGAAAATAAAGCAATTAGCACAAGATAGTAATTTTAGCGATAATGAAGATAGTAGTGATGAAGATGATAATTAAACAATAAAATTGTACACTGTATGCAAAAAATCATATAAAAGAGCTCTATGACTTTGATGAAATATTCAATCCAAAATTAATTCAAAAATATGACGGTGTCAAAAATCTTACATAAAATAATACACTTTTTTATTCATGCAGCCTATGCGTTACATAGATTGACTATGTTTTTATTGAAAATAATAGATTGCAAATGATACAATTATTTCAAATAGAATACTTACTTGAAATAATTGTATTGGTTCTGCTGTGAAAAAAATATTAAAAATATCTATAATTATTTTACTTTTCAATAATTTATTTATTATATCGCTGGAAGAAGGTAGCAATTATCAAGCATCTAAGCGTCAGCGGTTAGAACAAAAAGAAATAGAAAACGTCGTATCGATAAACAATTTTGATTTCGATGATGAGCTTTTTAATGAATTGTTAGATTTAGATTTTTCTGAATTGTATCAAGATTCATTTATTCATAACAATGTGCCTGATCAAGATGTAAAAAATCAAAATGTTACTCAGCCTGCAATAAAAAACTCTTCTGCTTTGTATGTGTCATCGAGAAGATTAAAACATGCCTTTTCTCATCCATCAGTCATTGCTTTAACATTAGACAAAATTGTGAAGAAATCTGATATTTTAGATGAAAAGATAGATATTATATCTGACGACAAGGTGATAGATAAAGAATGATTTTTATTTTATTCACCCGTAATTGAATTTATTTATCTGATGTAACTTGAATTAAAGGTATCATTAATGATATAATGTTTTCAATTAGAATATTTAATTTAAAGCATAGCAAGGTTATAATTATGAGAATTTTATTGTATATGACTTGCATAATAATAACATCATGCATGATATCAAAGATTGATGCATCGATGCAAAATTCTCTTAAATCTTTAGAAAATGTAAATACACCAACTGCAAATAGATTATCTGATCAACATAATTCTGACGATACAGTTTTGTATCTCAGGTTACCTGCCAAAAGAAAAATTTTTAATCAAGATAATATAACAGATGATCTTTATAATAAAAAATTAACTGAACTGCAAAATAAAAAAAGTCATATGTACTCTGGCCGATTACGAAATACTCATCTTGGTCGTGCTCCTCATGAACATAAAAGGACTGTTTCATTTTATTCTTTGTCGCAAGATACTCTTCAAAAAGCGTGGAATCATCCATCAGTACAAGAACTTACATTAGATAAAATATCAAAAAAAGATACCACATTAACATCTAAAAAAATTGAAAGAAAAACTCCATTCTTACAAGATTCTTTTGTCGATAAAAAATCAAAAAACAGTCAGAAAGTTGATTGCTGTGTGCAAGATGCTCAGCAGTATTCAAATAAATTCTTTGAATCTGATGAAATTTTTTCAGATCAAGTCGAATTATCGTTGTTAGAAAATTATATATTGGATAATAATCATCAAAGTTTACCTGAGCAGCAACATGTATCTGTAGATTATGTCGATGAAGATAATAATGATGAAATTTTTAATTTTGATACTTTCGATAATGATCTCTGCATAGGCACCATAGATAAACATAATGATACAGTACGTCAATCAAGTTATAACCAAACCGATCAATTAGATGAAGGTAGAATTGAAAAATTACTGTTAGATGAGTATTTAGATTCATTAATTTACAACGATACAGAAAAATAAGCATGATAACGTCTACAAAATTACCATAATTTTTATACGCAAAAACGGCAGACCTTATACAAGATCTGCCGCCAAAAAAAGGAGCTATGTTATAAGATATTGGTTACTCAAAACTTATATCTTATAATAATTCTAGCAGGCTCATGAACAATCGCAACTGGTAAGTGTCTTTTTATTTTCTACAATCTTTTATTTAAACAAATCATCCTCTATATTTTTACTTTAATTGATCTAGAATAGAGTCTATAACTATTTGTAAACTATTATTGAAAAGATTATTGTGAAGCAACTATTCCATAAATTTGAACAATATTTAATGACCGAAAAAATGGTTGCGATTAATACGTTGCAAGCATA
This genomic interval from Candidatus Chromulinivorax destructor contains the following:
- a CDS encoding ankyrin repeat domain-containing protein translates to MKFQKKLAKRAEKREAKKIEKKPVKNNQPFLSSRDIDGNSALHNAILHDNLELVKSLIDSKKADLNIKNHLKDTPLGLALLLQKLPAAQMLIEGGADINIQDDDSYAPLHDAAGYGNFELVQLLIKGGANIHALDCDQQTPLFHAVISTNFDAVKALLEAGSELNIKNYLGKTPLHEAVMTDNAEMVQLFLLNGADVHAQDDNGYTPLHNAAGTGDADIAQILLNAGADVNQKSKFMDQPMHIAASSDKIRIIKTLVAAGATINEQDMDGITPLHVAAAMGHPLIIEYLIAQGASLTTKNKHGQRPVDCSKNKKTKELIENCKKA
- a CDS encoding ankyrin repeat domain-containing protein, with the translated sequence MSLRDFDKVYNNSPLHIAVENDDVQTVTTLLSNSAKLEARNSKGRTPLHGVTNYKIVKDLLAAGADVDALDKEGNTPLHTAILRKCVPIVQILLQAGADVTIKNSYKGDTPLHVAVDPLYRHGTMTQLLVKSGSPVNQQNNFGETPLHIAYKNSTGPIDRNIIKILIDNGADISVKNSAGKKPADHKDNALHDAVRSGESKDITKILMSKTDINFQDIYGRTALCHAVSKPGIEAGVIRNLFTAGADANIADAVNSSPLHQAVILGNISIVRLLLNAGAVVNKQNNDGDTPLHLAVKAGSRKAFRHYAAIVKVLIDHKTDLTLKNNAGKTAAECAVLDNIKKLFA
- a CDS encoding ankyrin repeat domain-containing protein; the encoded protein is MKTHLTYEFVQSLIFGEEIEKLEMIFTKVPNIDVNYTDKNGYSLLCFAIHFGKLKSVQFLIEKGADIHQKNPEFYSEAPLHLAARDFNAEIIQALLSAGADINALNTENQTPLIFALGHEKADIALFKDAGADLLIQDKYNKTALHYAAQAGHITAIQDLLAAGLDLHAQDDAENNVLHYAARAHNHEALQLLIAAGANIEACDMYGHTPLHIAAMFAEEASSQKVAILIAAGANIHATSKDEATPLCMAVQAGSLEAVQALVAAGADIHAKRTNPILSMQFNMKFVNDTLLHKAAINGHAHIVAFLLEKGIEINAQDDISASALHYATAAESFDVVKLLVAAGANLNIVDKDNATPLHVAIITHKNNELIQYLIDAGADINMPGKHGNTLLHYAVKDQNIAITKLLIRAGVNRSLANDGGKAAVHYAKSKKIRELLA
- a CDS encoding Fic family protein, whose amino-acid sequence is MRETGQYNILGDIHFFTPYDLPPRNPSFQLTPEILEFYSQAMYNLGSLNETSKRLPDQKRFIKAYIIKEALLSSAIEGIHTTLVDVLTHTQDESAKATKNTQLVINYIQALDVAIEMMQHQKLPICSRMILAAHSALLSDIDGNKATPGVYRKQTVKVGNLVPPMATIIPELMSTLEKYIHEDQSLPPLIQAGLVHLQFETIHPFLDGNGRIGRLLIILMLMNNKLLDDPILYISYYFKKHHAQYYQALDRVRTHGDFEGWISYYLQAVAQSALDANIRIKAIESLERQLQELIKLDPQLSKVQDLSYAVLSSFFATPISTIARLNKIINKSYNTTQRILTKFVELGMITQSSHKRDKEYRFDQYLDLLEKEY
- a CDS encoding ankyrin repeat domain-containing protein — its product is MTTNPYGNSALHEAACNGDVQAVTDLLNILAEVNARNKDDETPLHLATLRNQTDTIKLLIAAQADVAAVNRFNNTPLHNSTICGNTSIVGLLIKSGAQVNVQNYKGNTPLHLAVLHQHNDIVQNLIRRGADVNLRNNKGQTALDLAQTEAMKTWLL
- a CDS encoding ankyrin repeat domain-containing protein translates to MKSIQLIFSLFVCLQVNFMHASEKYAQQQDNVNKVDYSSLQIDSMSKQSAMEFTLLQYLGASVFHGNKEALQDKKILHTFHCKQNKKDISTTQQQEMNLVEQCYPGFFSDDEGSDLSGRHYKDVYNTNEQIKNKFLEILDRSLHENKNLNCYKNDPIFSHVMQHKNGYMQERVNTWLSEWAFLKNDKLFPLLPSLPSLSCSILLDHVEIAHMLLAIPEINTNIPKEINFLHCSAYYGSKKVIKYLLTMPDCDVNTKNYSGQTALHYAAEEGLVDVIELLLTAPNIDVNIQDEDGQTCLHYAILEDKNDSVKYLLTAPGIQVNIQDEDGFTPLHTAVYTHRAEMVRSLLSSPDIQVNIQDQNGNTPLHNAIRLNYSDIVELLLAVPEINVDIANEDGCSAFDLPKTEAVRALFLQAGFNCSKITLIQLDPEKTLSLLRVITLHGINIAQLPVKAIHEDNVEQLHLPEIELLRAILILLGEEGILLEGTEPTQEISTHVNKLLYFAIHHGLTNAVQLLLKIPEININSQDEDGESSLHYAVKSDRADIVKLLLARPEIDVNIQDKNGDSPLDYAFEANRINILQLLFAVPQINLDIESQEDQVSLDDADDVVEYTILVIKQLLKKARNSNIDINILRHLMLK